GATGAGCTCTATTTTAaggatctaggcgcaaagtctaaagcgcatggtgcaaaagcattaaagtcatgtctgaatccacttttgctattttaagaatggtaaaatacgctctgcaccccggcgcatggtctaacagggttgtgcttattctattaatgagttctgggtgtgttttaagcataatgtgcattaaccagagtctcgtctctcattccctttaagagtcaattgcgtcgctccatggtgcatttgctatttacatggcagattttgtaagaggaaaaactgagcaAGCGAGAAGACATCAGTCTTCTTATGACAACAGTCATAACTAACCGATCGATACCAGCTGAATACAATATCAATACATTCCTGTATGCCTTGTGCTGGCTGTCAAGACCTGTTGATTTGTACTGGAAAGTGACTGGCGGTTCCCATATCACTCAGAGACTGAATCATTCACCTTGACCATGAGAGACTATGAAGCACTGACTCACTGAGTTGTTTTGGATGACTTAATGGACATCAGGCTAGTGAGAAGTCAGCCAAAGCTTTTCTACATGACGCTGCAGTAGGCTTGACCAGAGGATGATGACAAAGACTTGTTTGtttacacactcactggccactttattaggtacacctaactattaccaggttggacccccttttaccttcagaactgtcttaatccttagtggtgtagattcaacaagctactggaaacattcctcagagattttgctccatattgacatgatagcatcacacagttgctgcagatttgtcggcttcacatccatgatgccaatctcccgttccaccacatcccaaagctgctctattggattgagatatggtgactgtggaggccatttgagtacagtgaactcattgtcatgttcaaaaacccagtctaagatgattcaagCATGTtatccatcagaagatgggttcttcctcagtttcctgttcttagctgacaggagtggcacccggtgtggtctgctgtagtccatccgcctCAATGTTGGACGTGTTGCACGTTTAGCGATGCTCTTTTGCagatctcggttgtaacgagtgcttatttgagttactgtcatCTTGACCATTTGGTtccagttgctgccatgtgattggctgattagaaatttggctTAATGAAcgattggacaggtgtacctaataaagtggccggtgagtgtatagcaCAATTAAAATAACACAAGTTGACCAATGTGCTTAACAATAATGAAATCCACAAATAACAAAAGTAAAGGCCCGAGCACAATAACTGTGAAGATAATGATCAAGATAAAGTTGTAAAAGCGGTTCACAGTGTTAAAGAATAACTACAAAGTATTCACTATTTTAGTGATCTGTTATCATTGAATTAATTCGAGCCATTAAACCAAAATAAACTGCACGTTGCACTGATTAAACATCATAACATCTCTTTAGCGATGATCACAATCTAATTTATGTAAATTAATGATgctttttcaatgcaaaaaaaccCCATGCTTGCTGAAATGAAAACACAATTGCAAAAATAACTTGCTATAGCCAGCTTAAATTATACAGACAGCCTCTGATCTATATATAAAGCTATAGGAAAACCGTCCGGAGCTTCTGAACGCACTGAAGGCCGGGAAATGTCTGAGGCGTACTATGGTAAATTAGCGAGGCAGAAGAAAAAACAAGACCTTGAGGCACAGTTTCTTGACTGTCTGCGAGAATAGTCTAATCAAGTCGACTCTCAAGGGAGCTCATTGTATTTTGTGAGACTCGGAAGTGTGTAAATAATGATTACAGCGCAGTCCAATCATATTCAATTTCATGGCCAAACATGAAGGGGGAAAGGCTTTCTGCTTGCGTTTCATAATGACAGGAATGAAATATCATTTTGTCTGAGGTTTATAGCAAAGTCTTAATTATTAACACCGTTCTTGTGAACACTGGCACAGCCTCGATTGTTTCGTGTGAATACTAAATAAACATGAAAGACTGGAAATTAAATGTAGGGCTGTATTGTAATCTGGGAGGAAATAGAGAGACTAAAGGGCGTGCACTATAATTTTtccaaatctgaaatacgttacttagggtacgttttgttttccatttcagatgaaaaatccacaagggggcgctgtttacatttatgCAATTCTGAAATGTCACTTATGGTAAGTTCTGTAGTACGATtcaatgacaaatccactagaggcgcTGTCTACATCTATTACAATCCTAAATAGTaagttttgttgtacgtttcagatcacaagtccactagagggcgctgacctaaacccaaccgcttTAAATGAAGTGAGGTTTTGGTTAAAACTAGAACAAAAAATCTACCATATCTgaaaaattatccagttttattCTGTTTTCACTAGGACATATTTGTGCTTGATTTACTACCAAGGATTGACTCACAGGCATTTTAGATTATACATGGCTGTAACGGCACAATGATTATAATCAATCTATGATATCAATATATAACGCAGCAGGCACAGGACGCAACCTgtcgtcagattgatgttgtaccccaatgtcgtgggacGTCGCATTTTTATTTGGAATTGAAAATtgtgttgacgtcagaaccctaCATCAGTCCGACATCAATctctaacctaaaatcaaccaaatatcaacgtctaattatgttacagcttgatgttgctACAAttacgtctatcagacgttgaattttggttgccatacctgatgagtAACTGTATTTCGGgttaatatgacgttggtttaagatgttgactcgacattgaattttggtcactttacaacacaacttaaaatcaaccaaatatcaacgtcatttgaaaTCGCtattaaaggtcaaaattacGTTGTTCTTAGACACTAgcaatctaaatctaacctaatactaatgtcttatgatgttgtgtctGCTGGGAATATTCATTTTCATCAATATATGATCATCAATATTCAAAATTTCCAttacaacattttaaatagtttgaagtgatgTATTTTATTGACTGTCGCTGTAAATTACAGTATAAAAACCTGGGAATAAAaaccttttcaaaaataaataataaaaaaaatgtattaccgTAAATTAGTCGTTGTTATTAATTATCttgtgcttttaaattgcattatggaaacTTGATCTTTGTTCCTTCCATCTGCATGTTGAAAAGTTGAAaatagtgacttttattgacatttttaatagtttaaagtgatatacttTCTGGAAGGTTGCTGTAAATTACAGTATAAAGATCTGGTAAAAGAAACTCCCAGTACATTtactgggttgttgctagatcggatatggttgcggccggaagttaacgagaattatttagattatttattaaatttccctttaattgtattttattaacttctaCTCCcaccccaaccgtcacagtactgtaaaaatattcattattgttttacagtgtaataaaaaaatgctgctatattaatgtgcatatcacaCTTCTGGCTGGCCGTGTATCCCATCCAGACTTTAGTCTTTTACTGTTACTGTTGTTTTACAGACTATTTTACAGACGATtcaattaaactttaaaaacaaatgtaaaaaaatcgtaataaaagataataatgaCCATAGAttagtcgttttttttttttattattattatttgtgctcttgaattgcattatggaagcttgatctttcctccaacaacctGTTGATTTGAGGTTTAaaacagtgacttttattaacatttttaatagtttgacgTGATCTATTTTCTGGAGTGTTGctgtaaaatacagtataaagACCTGGTTAAAAAACGGACAGTACTTTTGTTGTTTTACTaactatatttaatttaatttaaattcatctgtttttgtacagcactttttacagtgtacattgggtcaaaacagcttaacatacactgtaaaaaatatccgtaaatgTTTCCGCACATTGtgattaatgttttgttttttgtttatatcGGTTtctgagttgcattatgggatcttgatctttcttacagcaacttttaatcttgaaaagtgtgaaaaggtgacttttattgtcatgtgcaatagtgtgcagtgctgtattgtctgggttggttttGTATATtaactacactacagaaaccttgtaactgcagtacattttctgttattttgcaaacctatttcactagatattatttcttatccataataatattaaaacaaataaaatgtcaataaaagtcactttgttaaactgtagagttgaattttcaacatcaaaagtggacagagcagagatcaacatcccataatggtTGGGACTTCAACTGGACTAGAGAACAGCTATTTTAATTCATCTTCATATTGCATTACTGTGTTCATGCAGTTTACCACAACAAATGAATTGATCATTAGTAAAGCATGTAAAGTAAAATACAAGATTTAAAAGAAACAAAGATCTCTaatgtgtgaacagtgctttataACTAAACTATTATCACGCTTTAAGAACTCTGCCTCGATtccatttttaatgcatttgttttaaggaAACACCCAATACAGATTGTAATAAAGGACGGTTGaaatattcattaaataaaaGAAGGAAGGAGAGAACAGAATACATTTatcactgaaataaaaaagttttggtcttgtttttagtccaaatatctaaacttCTTGAATCAAgtagcattttctggacaagtaCAAAAGAAAAGTTTggttttcagaaataaataatcaaaatgaagttatttttccttaaaacaagctcaaAAACCTGACTATGGGGTTAGAACACTAATCTAGTGTCTAATGAAAGTGAAAGCAAGGTTATTTCtcttcccccattggcagataattttgcttgtctagaaaatgtttcctgtttttaaggatttttagatatttggactcgaaacaagacaaaaacaaaaaaaaaaggaagaaaatcaTATTTTTGCATACTTTCCACCTGCACCAAACTACGTTTATTACAAATATTCCAAAGACGCCAAACATCATATGCtattatacatataaacttgactaTTTAATACATTGATTATGTTTCAGATGCTGGCAGAGAATAAAGAGTCCAAATCCAGAAGATCATAACCGAGCACCtgcaagataaaaaaaataattagatgaGTTCTTTAGAAATGagataaaaaaacagatttaaaaatagAATCCAAGTATGCTGATTTATTGCTCTCTGCAATGACTTACTTCCAGACCCGCAGCTGTAGGTGATGTACAGGTACTTGTATGTGACGTAACACGGATCCCCGAAGACATCGTTGGAGGCTGATACTGTGCATGTGTTCTTTCGATTACATCTACACCACAAAATGACAATAGTGAAAGAAAATATGATAAAAGCCAAACTTAATTCTGTTTATTGTGGTCAGGGGACAGACTGGTCTTTAGTAGcacttactgtaaaaaaaaaaaaaaaaaaattgtttttagtccaaatatctaaacatccttaaaccaaaaagcattttctagaccagcaaaaaatattgtcttttaaGGAAACAAGAAGTCAAAATTCTGTGAGATTTTCCTTTTAAAAAAGCAGAAtagtctgccaatggggtgagcagaATAATGTTATTTCAggttatttttcttgttttacagaaaaacccactttaattttgactcattatttcttaaaacaaaacaatatgttttgctatatttgcttgtccagaaaatgcttcttgattcaagaatttgtaaatatttggattagaaactggacaaaaacaaaagaagcaTTTTTGATGATCCCATTGAAAGGCTATGGTAATATGCTGTCAATATACACTCATCAGCCACTTTACTAGGTGCACCAGGTTGAACCtacttttgcattcagaactgccttaactcTTCAtagcatattgacatgatagcatcacgcagttggtAAAAAAGTTCTATAAACGTAAACAATACATTGTTTTTGGAGAGTGAAGAGGACAGTGTCATAAGGCTTGTGAAGACAAAGAAAGTTGAAGCTGTAAGAGCAAGCCCAGGCTTTATAAGCTTAGTATGACATCATGCTGCATCACGCATCGTGGAGACTTCAGCCAATTACAATGCAGTGACTTCACATGTGCTTCAGGACTTCCTTGAATCGAAACTCTACCCATAGTGTCAATATTTGATGCACTGTCAAAGTTCCTTGAAAGGGAATCACACTTCATACTGTTCTATTGTCTACCAGTTTGGCAAACCGTCAGATGGTTTATTTATCATAGGATGGCCTGTGTGGATGTGCAATTTCCCAGCCTGAAACTGATGTGTCCTTTTGTGCGTTATGTATGTAAACTCACGCATCAGCAACCACTGCGTCTGAAGTTGAGCTGAAGCAGTTCGTCTTGGTAAGTTGAGAAGCAGGTCGTCCAGCAGAGCATGTGCTGCTATCAGTTCGGCCGTAGTTAGTGCTTTCAACCTGTATGTAAGATCCTACCCCtgaaaaacagcaactttatagaTCACAACTATAACTTTTACTAATAATCATAAACTCACGTTACGTTATCAGTcaagactataaaaaaaaaattactcaccGCATTTCAGGACAGCATTTGTACCTTCGCAGGCTGTAACTGAACCTACAGAAAACAGAGAGATGTTGTGAAGTAATTTGAGGAAGGTAAactcaaaatatttaattactgtacaATACATGCCCGAagccgggggggggggggggttcgggtggttcgaacgGACAAGAATgcgtccttttaattattttatgtgatttaatattatataatatattgattatataattattaaaatatatcaatatttagtatttattgtaataaagtgtcattttaaataactagtCTCTAACTAGTCCCATGGAGACTCAAAGCCACAATAGTGTGACGCGAGTCAAATGACATAACCCACTTATCCAgcgcgtaaaaacctgctggataagttggcggttcattccgctgtggcgaccccggattaataaagggactaagccgacaagaaaatgaatgaatgaatgaatgaaaattttttctttattgcaacgtttaggaaatatttttagtacatcaaaatgttatgatgacatctgactagctaatccagcaacaaaaaaaaaaagtgctgcttaaaaagtcactaaaatgcagtatttaaatctcatagttaaatagaaactgaggtgtgtaactgcaaaaaggtccacttctTGAGAAAAAAAGAGCCaccccttttaccaggctggctacaggcctgcagTATAGTgtatattgtactttttttttctttttaacattgttaaatttgttacaactttctgcccagggactacagatgtaaattagcttcATAGCTAActctgtatgtacagtatgtatgcatgcatgtatgtataaataaataaataaataaataaatctgtttagttaGTACTATAACAAATTGTATCACAAAGTCATGACAACAACTGgttttgttactttaacttaatttattacagAAATCAACTATATTTCTTTAGctaaacttgtttctagtccaaatatctcaatatttttatatcaagaggcattttctagaCCAGCATAAAATtactgtcttgttttcagaaataatgagacaaaatgaagcgagttttccaacccaagctcattctggaaacgtagccccgcggacgtttctggagaccgcgatttacgtggccggaggtacataaAGGCCctgtttggtttttttcgagcgaacgctgtggggcggtgtggcgctgctccgcccctcctcttcgcgctcgccggccgacggctcacctccgagtggagggctttcccgacgcaatcagtttgtccgcctagctcacagcgttgcgtcggcggagtggaggccccggacgaggaggaggagccggagccggccgcggtggacgacgaccgggatcgagtccggggaacagcgggttccggaaatcaggtaagacgaaaaacggaatccgaaaaataaggccGAGAACGCAGCGGGATCCGAAAACACGGTCGAAATccaagacgagggcttttgctttttttaaatttttttcccgatccagcggcttttcgcgcgagaacggcgcaggCGCGAACGCCGCACACTcccaaaacaaaaaaagctcgaatacgtacctcccgggacgtaaatcgcggtccgcagaaacgtctgcggggctacgtttccacaatgagcccgggttggagttttccttaaaacaagcaaaaaaaatctgccaatgggggaatGGAAacaatcttgttttcactttgacatacgattattctgcttcccccattggcagattatttttgcttgttttagtgaAAACTCGCTTCatattgactcattatttctgaaaacaacactatattTTTGCTTgagtagaaaatgcttcttgatttgagaatttgAGATTTGTGCTCTAGAAACAGGAGTAAAACTCTTAAGAAAAGCATCTTCTGCAGTGTACAGTCTTGCAgagcaaaaataacatttatattgaAATGAGTATGTAAGTGCACTAAATAAAgttcataaaaatatttaaaatgaagcatAAATTTATTGAGCAGGACTATGGAGAATGAATACTCACGTATTAGAGATAGCCTGCAAGAATAGAGAGTTGAAAGGTACTTGTATGTCCCGAAGCAGGGATCAGTGAAGACTTCATTTGTTGCAGAAACATCACAAATTTTCCGGCCATTGCAGCTGTATGTGACATAAACATGAGGTTACATTAATAACTGCAAATGAATGACAGCTCACAACACATTCAGATAACATTTAGCTGTAATATTAATCATCCTGTTGTCTTGTAATACTGTATAAATAGATTAGTCTATAGACTAATCCATCCTTTGGGTCAAAATGAcccattacactgcaaaaaatgcttttcttacttagattttttgtcttgtttctagtccagatatctaaaagatctcaaatcaagaagcattttctagacaagc
The genomic region above belongs to Danio rerio strain Tuebingen ecotype United States chromosome 21, GRCz12tu, whole genome shotgun sequence and contains:
- the zgc:136410 gene encoding uncharacterized protein LOC449685 precursor (The RefSeq protein has 7 substitutions compared to this genomic sequence), whose amino-acid sequence is MLFLSVLLNLVQMNSRLLIPTVTVNTCEGSVLHLNCDTGTIHITAANYGRTDKITCSAGRPFNEVQYTNCHTPSALAIVSQSCNGRKICDVSVSNEVFTDPCFGTYKYLSTLYSCRLSLIRSVTACEGTNAVLKCGVGSYIQVESTNYGRTDSSTCSAGRPASQLTKTNCFSSTSDTVVADACNRKNTCTVSASNDVFGDPCYVTYKYLYITYICESGSALL